CCACGTATGCCTATGTGGCCATCATGCAGAAGCTGTTGCCTGTTACGGCTAGCCTCATGTATGGCGAGCCCTGCAGCACCGTACCACTCTACAAGCGCCCGAAAGTGGCCTAGTGCCCTCGAATTACTGAAAACGCCCGTTCTCCCCCTGCCGGAGGACGGGCGTTTTTGTTCATCTTTAGGCCAAATTCAGCTCTTATGACGGAAGCCAAATCTGAAACGACTTATAAAATCAGCGTCCTAACGGGTATTGCCATTGTGGTGGCCAATATGGTCGGGACGGGTGTTTTTACTAGTTTGGGCTTTCAGGTTCTGGGCATTCAGAGCGGGTTTGCGCTCCTGATGTTGTGGGTGGTAGGCGGTGTTATTGCGCTTTGTGGTGCTTTAAGCTACGGAGAGCTGGCTGCGGCCATGCCGCGCTCAGGAGGCGAATATCATTATCTGTCCCAGATTTATCATCCGGCGTTAGGCTTTCTGTCGGGCTGGGTTTCCGCTACCGTCGGGTTTGCGGCGCCTACCGCTCTGGCCGCTATGGCGCTGGGCAAATATGCGCAAAGCGTGTGGCCTAGCATACCGCCAACTGCCCTATCTGTGAGCGTGGTGGTGGCCCTGACGGCGGTACACGCCCTGAGTCGGCAGGCCGGGAGCCGGTTGCAGGTGGTCATTACTTCCGTGAAAGTGTTGGTGCTCGTGGCCTTTATCAGTGCGGGTTGGGCAGCCGCAACTCCGCAACCCTTGGCCTTCTTGCCGCATACTTCCTCCGACTGGAAACAACTGCTGAGCCCGGCCTTTGCCGTCTCTTTAGTTTATGTGTCCTATGCTTATTCAGGCTGGAACGCGGCTGTGTACTTAACCGGTGAGGTTCGGGAACCCCAACGCAACCTGCCGCGCATTCTACTGATTGGTACTGCCATCGTGCTAGGCCTGTACGTTGGGCTGAACTTCATTTTTCTGTATTCAACTCCTATTTCCAAACTAGCCGGCCAGGTAGAAGTGGGGTTTGTAGCGGCCACGGAGCTGTTCGGGATAGGCCTAGGCAGGCTCATGGGCGGCATTATTGCGGTCTTGCTGGTGTCCACGGTAAGTTCCATGGTCTTTGCCGGGCCGCGCATTGTGCAGGTTATGGGCGAAGATTTACCTGCCCTTCGGTGGCTGGGCCACACCAGTAAAAACGCAATACCGGTGCGGGCTATCATCTTTCAGGCGGCCCTCACGCTGCTGTTCATTGTGTCGGCTACTTTCGAGGCGGTGCTGCTCTACGCGGGCTTCGTGCTCAGTCTGTTCACTTTCCTGACGGTACTAGGCCTGTTTGTGCTGCGTTGGCGCCAGCCAGATTTACCGCGCCCTTACCGGGCCTGGGGCTACCCCATCACACCGCTGCTGTTTTTAGGGTTGAATGGCTGGACGCTCTGGTTTATTGCGCAGGACAAGCCCACCGAAACGCGTTATGGACTACTCACCCTGACTATCGGACTGCTGGTGTATTTCGTAGGCCAGGTCCTGATGCAACGGGTTGCTGTGGCGCGAAAGCCATAACTGCACAC
The Hymenobacter gelipurpurascens DNA segment above includes these coding regions:
- a CDS encoding APC family permease, with translation MTEAKSETTYKISVLTGIAIVVANMVGTGVFTSLGFQVLGIQSGFALLMLWVVGGVIALCGALSYGELAAAMPRSGGEYHYLSQIYHPALGFLSGWVSATVGFAAPTALAAMALGKYAQSVWPSIPPTALSVSVVVALTAVHALSRQAGSRLQVVITSVKVLVLVAFISAGWAAATPQPLAFLPHTSSDWKQLLSPAFAVSLVYVSYAYSGWNAAVYLTGEVREPQRNLPRILLIGTAIVLGLYVGLNFIFLYSTPISKLAGQVEVGFVAATELFGIGLGRLMGGIIAVLLVSTVSSMVFAGPRIVQVMGEDLPALRWLGHTSKNAIPVRAIIFQAALTLLFIVSATFEAVLLYAGFVLSLFTFLTVLGLFVLRWRQPDLPRPYRAWGYPITPLLFLGLNGWTLWFIAQDKPTETRYGLLTLTIGLLVYFVGQVLMQRVAVARKP